In Picosynechococcus sp. PCC 7002, the following are encoded in one genomic region:
- the sufR gene encoding iron-sulfur cluster biosynthesis transcriptional regulator SufR: MTLSDTRAETRSTKHDILEYLLKHGQVKAVQLAKSLQISPQAVRRHLKDLEEEGLIEHRAKQEGLGRPNYFYGLSRAGRDRFPNRYNDFAVSFLDTLAETAGEEQVKEVLRKQWQKKAHSYRDRLGDGSLPERLARLVNLRKEEGYMAEVIPATDHGHDGFLLTEHHCAIADVAESFPVVCGNELEMFEEVLPDCTVTRTQWINEGEHQCGYIIQAKD; the protein is encoded by the coding sequence ATGACCCTTTCTGACACCCGCGCCGAAACCCGTTCAACGAAGCATGACATTTTGGAATATTTATTGAAACATGGTCAAGTTAAGGCTGTGCAGTTGGCGAAATCTTTACAAATTAGCCCCCAGGCGGTGCGACGTCACCTGAAAGATCTAGAAGAAGAAGGCCTCATTGAACACCGGGCAAAGCAGGAGGGTTTGGGGCGTCCTAATTATTTTTATGGTCTGAGTCGGGCCGGCCGCGATCGCTTTCCGAACCGCTATAACGATTTTGCGGTATCTTTTTTGGATACCTTAGCAGAGACGGCGGGAGAAGAGCAGGTCAAGGAAGTGCTCCGCAAACAATGGCAAAAGAAGGCCCACAGTTACCGCGATCGCCTTGGGGATGGTTCTTTGCCAGAGCGTTTAGCCCGTTTGGTCAATTTACGCAAAGAAGAAGGCTACATGGCGGAGGTCATTCCGGCGACAGACCATGGTCATGACGGTTTTTTATTGACGGAACATCATTGTGCGATCGCCGATGTGGCCGAATCCTTCCCGGTGGTCTGTGGTAATGAATTAGAAATGTTCGAAGAAGTTTTGCCCGACTGCACTGTGACTCGCACCCAGTGGATCAACGAAGGGGAACACCAGTGCGGCTACATCATCCAAGCCAAAGATTAA
- a CDS encoding ribbon-helix-helix protein, CopG family, giving the protein MGLGDRKVFFQPLALPQFCCTTICNTTMVLLMITLRLDPDLDKIVSNTAKNLGITKSELIRKSLVEYIHNLDQQSAWETGKDLFGKYSSGRDDLSSCRKMLLKEKLKAKRA; this is encoded by the coding sequence ATGGGGTTAGGCGATCGCAAAGTTTTTTTTCAGCCATTAGCACTCCCCCAATTTTGTTGTACTACAATATGCAATACGACAATGGTGTTGTTAATGATTACCCTAAGACTTGACCCAGACCTAGACAAAATAGTTAGTAATACGGCCAAAAATTTAGGCATCACAAAATCTGAACTAATCCGCAAAAGCCTAGTTGAATACATTCACAATCTCGACCAACAAAGTGCTTGGGAAACTGGCAAAGATTTGTTTGGAAAATATAGCAGTGGTAGAGATGATTTATCTTCCTGTCGAAAAATGCTCCTAAAAGAAAAGCTTAAAGCGAAGCGAGCATGA
- a CDS encoding DNA-formamidopyrimidine glycosylase, producing the protein MPELPEVETVRRGLMQISLNQQFTGAEILLRKTLAYPTDPDHFLGMIQGLFIQDWQRRGKYLLGKLSDGSTLGIHLRMTGKFLWTTPDVPVQKHTRIRFFIEGDRELRFVDLRTFGQIWWVPAGTIVKSVITGLTRLGVEPLSPDFTADLLANFCEKRQRPMKTFLLDQSIITGLGNIYADEALFKSGIHPTRKASSLKMSEIEKLHKAIVEVLETSIAQGGTTFSDFVSTTGTNGNYGGMALTYGRTGEPCRVCSHPIERIKLGGRSTHFCPQCQS; encoded by the coding sequence ATGCCAGAACTACCAGAGGTGGAAACCGTTCGTCGCGGTTTAATGCAAATTAGTCTAAATCAGCAGTTTACAGGAGCAGAAATTCTCCTCCGGAAGACCCTGGCCTATCCCACAGATCCCGATCACTTTTTAGGGATGATCCAAGGCCTGTTCATTCAAGATTGGCAGCGACGCGGCAAGTACTTACTCGGAAAATTATCGGATGGCTCAACCCTTGGGATTCACCTGCGGATGACAGGGAAATTTCTCTGGACAACCCCGGATGTGCCTGTGCAAAAACATACTCGGATACGCTTTTTCATAGAAGGCGATCGCGAACTGAGATTTGTTGACCTGCGCACCTTTGGACAAATTTGGTGGGTACCAGCGGGAACCATTGTGAAATCTGTAATTACGGGATTGACACGCTTGGGTGTGGAACCGCTTTCCCCAGATTTTACGGCTGATCTGTTGGCCAATTTCTGCGAAAAGCGCCAGCGGCCAATGAAAACGTTTTTGCTTGACCAAAGCATTATCACTGGCTTGGGAAATATCTATGCTGACGAAGCACTGTTTAAATCGGGCATCCATCCCACCCGCAAGGCCAGCAGTTTAAAGATGTCAGAAATCGAGAAGCTCCATAAAGCAATTGTCGAAGTGCTGGAAACTTCTATTGCCCAAGGCGGCACCACCTTTAGCGATTTTGTCAGCACCACGGGCACCAACGGTAACTATGGCGGCATGGCTCTCACCTACGGGCGCACAGGTGAACCTTGTCGTGTTTGCAGTCATCCCATCGAACGGATCAAACTCGGCGGACGATCAACCCATTTCTGTCCCCAATGCCAGAGCTAA
- a CDS encoding type II toxin-antitoxin system VapC family toxin, with protein MKKILIDSGPLIALFDASDKYHPKALEFIRHNNLPLITTIASITETLHLLDFNRNAQIDFLEWISRGGVEICQIENHDFQRLRELTEKYRDLPMDFADSCLVLLAEKLNLDTVATIDRDFSIYRIKGRKKFKIILS; from the coding sequence ATGAAAAAGATTCTGATTGACTCTGGGCCGCTGATTGCCCTGTTTGATGCGTCGGATAAATATCATCCAAAAGCCTTGGAATTCATCAGACACAATAATCTGCCGCTGATCACAACGATTGCCTCAATCACAGAAACCCTCCATCTCCTAGATTTCAATCGCAATGCGCAAATTGATTTTCTGGAATGGATTAGTAGAGGTGGTGTGGAAATTTGTCAAATTGAAAACCATGATTTTCAGCGGCTACGGGAACTGACAGAAAAGTACCGTGATTTACCCATGGATTTTGCGGATTCTTGCTTAGTGCTTCTCGCAGAAAAATTAAATTTAGACACCGTCGCCACCATTGACCGCGATTTTTCTATCTACCGGATTAAGGGCCGGAAAAAATTTAAAATCATCCTTTCCTAA
- a CDS encoding NAD-dependent epimerase/dehydratase family protein — protein MSKVIVTGAAGFIGSSLAETLLQQGITVVGVDQVNDYYDITLKRKNLAALAQYQNFQLIEADIQHLDWEDLLKGVSVVYHQAAQAGVRASWGIGFRDYTERNINSTQVMLEAAKKVGTLERFVYAGTSSVYGDAETMPTPETICPQPVSPYGITKLAAERLCWLYLKNYAVPVTSLRYFTVYGPRQRPDMAFHKFFRAAILGETIGIYGDGKQTRDFTYISDAVQANLLAAQEPKAIGEIFNIGGGSRVILNDVLDEIDQIVGKPIPRNYGDRARGDARHTSADVTKAKTILGYDPQVKLSEGLQREWDWIQSLY, from the coding sequence ATGTCGAAGGTCATTGTCACAGGCGCTGCGGGATTCATTGGCTCTAGCCTCGCAGAAACTCTCCTCCAGCAGGGGATTACAGTGGTGGGTGTTGATCAGGTGAATGACTATTACGACATAACTCTCAAGCGTAAAAATCTAGCCGCCCTCGCCCAGTACCAAAATTTCCAACTCATCGAAGCAGATATACAGCACCTCGATTGGGAAGATCTGCTGAAAGGTGTGAGTGTGGTTTACCATCAGGCAGCCCAAGCCGGGGTACGGGCCAGTTGGGGCATCGGCTTTCGGGACTATACCGAACGAAATATTAATTCCACCCAGGTAATGCTCGAAGCGGCGAAAAAGGTCGGTACTTTAGAACGTTTTGTCTATGCGGGTACATCCTCGGTTTATGGCGATGCGGAAACCATGCCCACCCCAGAAACCATTTGTCCCCAGCCCGTTTCTCCCTATGGCATTACAAAATTAGCGGCGGAACGGCTCTGCTGGCTTTATTTAAAAAATTACGCTGTCCCGGTCACATCCCTGCGTTACTTCACGGTGTATGGCCCCCGACAACGGCCCGATATGGCTTTCCATAAGTTTTTCCGGGCGGCAATCCTGGGTGAAACCATTGGCATTTACGGCGATGGAAAACAAACCCGTGATTTTACCTATATCAGCGACGCAGTACAGGCGAACCTCTTAGCCGCCCAGGAACCAAAGGCGATTGGCGAAATTTTCAATATCGGCGGTGGCAGTCGGGTGATTTTAAATGATGTGCTCGATGAAATTGACCAGATCGTTGGCAAACCGATTCCACGAAACTATGGCGATCGCGCCCGGGGAGATGCCAGACATACCAGCGCCGATGTGACCAAGGCGAAAACGATTTTGGGTTATGACCCCCAGGTGAAACTCAGTGAGGGCCTGCAGCGAGAATGGGACTGGATTCAAAGTCTGTATTAG
- a CDS encoding Tab2 family RNA-binding protein, translating into MAQNLPAPPQPLPDKLWGENWRFGSIPAGDFWDLFGDRPIPILSLPEELQPVKLGLASNVLIPGTIIYGGRQSMQLAQWLQEQQPQTVFYQETEANLAGGFVLTGADTQRWVIMTFHDQAIASAGQRYQQRLQQAQGLHFLLVQPDDSDVTHTALWLLKA; encoded by the coding sequence ATGGCGCAAAATTTACCCGCTCCCCCCCAACCTTTGCCCGATAAACTTTGGGGTGAAAATTGGCGTTTTGGCAGTATCCCTGCTGGAGATTTTTGGGATTTGTTTGGCGATCGCCCGATCCCGATTTTGTCGCTGCCGGAGGAGTTGCAGCCGGTGAAATTAGGGCTAGCTTCTAATGTGCTGATTCCGGGGACGATTATTTATGGTGGCAGGCAGTCGATGCAGTTGGCCCAGTGGCTCCAAGAACAGCAACCCCAAACGGTTTTTTACCAGGAAACGGAGGCCAACCTCGCGGGCGGATTTGTCCTTACCGGGGCCGATACCCAACGGTGGGTGATCATGACTTTCCATGACCAGGCGATCGCCAGCGCCGGACAACGTTACCAACAACGGCTCCAGCAAGCCCAAGGTTTACATTTCCTTTTAGTGCAACCCGACGATTCCGATGTGACCCACACGGCCCTTTGGCTCCTGAAAGCTTAG